The following are encoded in a window of Halosolutus halophilus genomic DNA:
- a CDS encoding complex I subunit 5 family protein, whose protein sequence is MTTAPLTAMPIGTESQLVIAPMLIVLVAAVGSLLLGRRPRGRIGVSLAGGAAFAIAVAAIDWYIVLAPDAPGIATYQVGDWPAPFGITLVVDGLSAFMLTMVAILGIASLVFSTRVLPELDRRSYYFPLFHFLALGVTGAFLTGDLFNLFVWFEVMLMASYIFVAYYGGPQHTRAAFWYVALNLLASAIFLLGVGGIYATTGTLNMAELARRIADPVAYGIDPGPIVGLLAMLLSVFAIKAGLVPFQFWIPTAYRSAPPQVAALLAGATKKVGIYAIIRLSFTVFGDAQIAVSLEVPGVGAVAGDSPLAFVGAALSVMAAASILVGGIGAVGRDSLEGVLAYSSIGQVGFIAVPVAIAATTANPTLRHVGIVAALVYALNHTLAKGLLFLSVGAIRSATGTSRLADLGGLAGRSPPLAIAFFVGSLALVGIPPLSGFFGKFLVFDVAARAEAASVLVLLLVGSLLTIAYVTRTWNLSFWGARTDAVEGATADAVQVGVVVVLAAAIVAVGVGFEPVYEFADAAASAALDSEGYREAVGEYAPTGDQAGGGHE, encoded by the coding sequence ATGACGACCGCGCCACTGACCGCGATGCCGATCGGAACGGAGTCCCAGCTCGTGATCGCGCCGATGCTGATCGTCCTCGTCGCGGCCGTCGGCAGCCTGTTGCTCGGCCGGCGGCCGCGAGGCCGGATCGGCGTGAGCCTCGCCGGCGGTGCGGCTTTCGCGATCGCCGTCGCGGCGATCGACTGGTACATCGTCCTCGCGCCGGACGCGCCGGGGATCGCGACCTACCAGGTCGGCGACTGGCCGGCCCCGTTCGGCATCACGCTCGTCGTCGACGGCCTCTCGGCGTTCATGCTGACCATGGTTGCGATCCTCGGCATCGCGTCGCTGGTCTTTTCGACCCGCGTGTTGCCCGAACTCGATCGGCGAAGCTACTACTTCCCGCTGTTTCACTTCCTGGCGCTGGGGGTCACCGGCGCCTTCCTCACCGGCGACCTGTTCAACCTGTTCGTCTGGTTCGAGGTGATGTTGATGGCAAGTTACATCTTCGTGGCCTACTACGGCGGCCCCCAGCACACCCGCGCCGCGTTCTGGTACGTCGCCCTGAACCTGCTCGCGAGCGCGATCTTCCTGCTGGGCGTCGGCGGCATCTACGCCACGACCGGCACGCTCAACATGGCCGAACTCGCCCGGCGGATCGCCGACCCGGTCGCGTACGGGATCGATCCCGGGCCGATCGTCGGCCTCCTCGCGATGTTGCTGTCGGTGTTCGCGATCAAGGCCGGACTCGTCCCCTTCCAGTTCTGGATCCCGACGGCCTACCGGTCCGCGCCGCCACAGGTCGCCGCACTGCTCGCGGGAGCGACGAAGAAGGTCGGCATCTACGCGATCATCCGCCTCTCCTTTACCGTCTTCGGCGACGCGCAGATCGCGGTGAGCCTCGAGGTACCGGGAGTCGGTGCCGTCGCCGGAGACTCCCCGCTCGCGTTCGTCGGGGCCGCCCTGTCCGTCATGGCCGCCGCCAGCATCCTCGTCGGCGGGATCGGAGCCGTCGGCCGGGACTCCCTCGAGGGCGTCCTCGCGTACTCGAGCATCGGCCAGGTCGGGTTCATCGCGGTCCCCGTCGCGATCGCCGCGACGACGGCGAACCCGACGCTGCGCCACGTCGGGATCGTCGCCGCGCTGGTGTACGCGCTCAATCACACGCTGGCGAAAGGGCTCCTCTTCCTCTCGGTCGGTGCGATCCGGTCGGCCACCGGGACGAGCCGACTGGCCGACCTCGGCGGGTTGGCGGGTCGCTCGCCGCCGCTGGCGATCGCGTTCTTCGTCGGTTCGCTCGCGCTCGTCGGAATCCCGCCGCTGTCGGGCTTCTTCGGCAAGTTCCTCGTCTTCGACGTCGCGGCTCGAGCGGAGGCGGCGTCGGTACTCGTCCTCCTGCTCGTCGGTTCGCTGCTGACCATCGCGTACGTGACGCGGACGTGGAACCTGAGCTTCTGGGGTGCCCGGACGGACGCCGTCGAGGGCGCCACCGCCGACGCGGTCCAGGTCGGCGTCGTCGTCGTGCTGGCAGCGGCCATCGTCGCGGTCGGGGTCGGGTTCGAACCCGTCTACGAGTTCGCCGACGCCGCCGCGTCGGCCGCGCTGGACAGCGAGGGGTACAGAGAGGCCGTCGGGGAGTACGCGCCGACCGGCGATCAGGCCGGAGGGGGTCACGAATGA
- a CDS encoding Na+/H+ antiporter subunit E: MRVRTWPVAGVVFALLWIFVRGVELTPSAVIGQFLLGLVVGLPVAFVFRRLYVKRIDLGRGARALPAAARYLATFSWEVVRANLDVAYRVLSPGMPIEPEVILVPLRVETDLAITTIANSITITPGTVTLDYDEETNALYVHAVDGRDPEAIAAPIREWEDYALEMFDEEASPDDRPPAIVVSGGERDSTSGRERRGVDDE, encoded by the coding sequence ATGAGAGTCCGAACCTGGCCCGTCGCCGGCGTCGTCTTCGCCCTGCTGTGGATCTTCGTCCGCGGCGTCGAACTCACTCCCTCGGCGGTGATCGGACAGTTCCTCCTGGGACTCGTCGTCGGGCTCCCGGTCGCGTTCGTCTTCCGGCGGCTGTACGTCAAGCGGATCGACCTCGGCCGGGGAGCGCGTGCGCTCCCGGCCGCCGCCCGCTACCTCGCGACCTTCTCGTGGGAGGTCGTTCGCGCGAACCTGGACGTCGCCTACCGGGTGCTCTCACCCGGGATGCCGATCGAACCCGAGGTGATCCTGGTTCCGCTCCGGGTCGAGACCGATCTCGCGATCACGACCATCGCCAACAGCATCACGATCACGCCCGGAACGGTCACTCTGGACTACGACGAGGAGACGAACGCGCTGTACGTCCACGCGGTCGACGGCCGCGATCCGGAGGCGATCGCCGCGCCGATCCGGGAGTGGGAGGACTACGCCCTCGAGATGTTCGACGAGGAGGCGTCGCCGGACGACCGGCCGCCGGCGATCGTCGTCTCGGGCGGGGAAAGAGACAGCACGTCCGGGCGCGAACGTCGAGGTGTCGACGATGAGTGA
- a CDS encoding monovalent cation/H+ antiporter complex subunit F, with amino-acid sequence MSEVIDPAVLDAAVGAALILVSGLCVLCSYRVIRGPTNPDRVVALDAIATNVVAIAVLFAIQTDRGLFVTVSLVLAIIGFIATVAVAKFVTQGEVIE; translated from the coding sequence ATGAGTGAGGTGATCGATCCAGCCGTGCTCGATGCGGCAGTGGGTGCAGCGTTGATACTCGTCAGCGGGTTGTGCGTGCTCTGTAGCTACCGCGTGATCCGGGGACCGACGAACCCCGACCGCGTGGTCGCGCTGGACGCGATCGCGACGAACGTCGTCGCCATCGCCGTCCTCTTCGCTATCCAGACCGATCGCGGGCTGTTCGTCACCGTGAGTCTCGTGCTCGCGATCATCGGTTTCATCGCGACGGTCGCCGTCGCCAAGTTCGTCACCCAGGGAGAGGTGATCGAATGA
- the mnhG gene encoding monovalent cation/H(+) antiporter subunit G, whose translation MIRTGVVIVLIAVGAFFLTVGTIGLLRLPNVYNRMHATSKPTTLGTAAIFMAGFVHFGPGEEGLTAIIGIAFLFLTVPTGAHMIARAAERIGIPFLGSVTWPDATVVARERRERAEKGSEDE comes from the coding sequence ATGATCCGGACCGGCGTCGTGATCGTCCTGATCGCGGTCGGCGCGTTCTTCCTGACGGTCGGGACGATCGGACTGCTCCGGTTGCCGAACGTCTACAACCGGATGCACGCCACGAGCAAGCCGACGACGCTCGGGACCGCCGCGATCTTCATGGCCGGCTTCGTCCACTTCGGGCCCGGCGAGGAGGGGCTGACCGCGATCATCGGGATCGCCTTCCTCTTCCTGACCGTGCCGACGGGTGCGCACATGATCGCTCGCGCCGCCGAGCGGATCGGCATTCCATTCCTCGGGAGCGTAACCTGGCCGGATGCCACGGTAGTCGCGAGAGAACGGCGAGAACGCGCCGAGAAGGGATCGGAAGACGAGTGA
- a CDS encoding helix-turn-helix transcriptional regulator, protein MTRSLLDELIRYDRDIHRDQQRREREPFPDTEEMVDVIRHGDLLQALLADPLDRREIEEALEVSRATSHRFVRWLEEHGYGERVDNRYQLTGLGTVVADGVCKFEGYLRTARRLDPLFEYICEDHEEFVIEPFADATVTVATPSDPYAPIARFLSLLRESDTFRGFNTTHMIPPGLETSDDLLEDRTVELVYVPDTVETLRDESDTALATAIDEGNVTVRTRDALPYGLALFDDRVGVGGYDEETGTMRVFVDTDARIAREWAASVFDSIRADARPVSS, encoded by the coding sequence GTGACACGCAGCCTTCTCGACGAACTCATCCGATACGACCGCGACATCCACCGGGACCAGCAGCGACGCGAACGAGAACCGTTTCCGGACACCGAGGAGATGGTCGACGTCATCCGACACGGTGACCTGCTGCAGGCGTTGCTCGCCGACCCCCTCGATCGGCGCGAGATCGAGGAGGCGCTCGAGGTCTCACGGGCGACGAGCCACCGGTTCGTTCGCTGGCTCGAGGAACACGGGTACGGCGAGCGCGTCGACAATCGCTACCAACTGACGGGGCTCGGGACGGTCGTCGCCGACGGCGTCTGCAAGTTCGAGGGCTACCTCCGGACCGCGCGGCGACTGGACCCGCTGTTCGAGTACATCTGCGAAGACCACGAGGAGTTCGTCATCGAACCCTTCGCCGACGCGACGGTCACCGTCGCCACCCCGTCGGACCCCTACGCACCGATCGCGCGCTTCCTGTCGCTCCTGCGCGAGAGCGACACGTTCCGCGGGTTCAATACGACGCACATGATTCCGCCAGGGCTCGAGACGTCCGACGACCTGCTCGAAGATCGGACCGTCGAACTCGTCTACGTCCCCGACACCGTCGAGACGCTTCGAGACGAGTCGGACACCGCCCTCGCGACGGCCATCGACGAGGGAAACGTCACCGTCCGCACGAGAGACGCCCTTCCGTACGGCCTCGCGTTGTTCGACGATCGGGTCGGCGTCGGCGGCTACGACGAGGAAACCGGCACGATGCGCGTGTTCGTCGACACCGACGCGAGGATCGCACGCGAATGGGCGGCCAGCGTGTTCGATTCGATCCGCGCCGACGCCCGACCGGTGTCCTCCTGA
- a CDS encoding DHH family phosphoesterase has protein sequence MGNCIICGTPVDGEICESHEEDAVFEFHGNSPSQLTPGRYYRGTVDGYADFGVFVDIGDHVTGLLHRSELDKRLESLDWEPGDDVFVQVLEVRDNGNVDLGWSIRQREREFRGKLIDTGTDEVRPEAFETEDDDHSQETADGGDRSEAAVSDVDADDVEAGDLQATADDGGPTDTESPAPDASETVASGSGSVATESAAASTPATDDAADAEPALNRTTIDAIDSQVGSVVRLEGEITGVRQTSGPTVFELRDETATVECAAFEEAGVRAYPDVEIDDVVALEGEVERHHGELQIETESLNILQDEDRQAVRDRLENAIESEARPADVGLLADNDAVTAVEDGIVDAATAIRRAVMEARPIVVRHGATADGYVAGAAIERAVLPLIREKHTREDAEYHYFERRPLDGRVYDMDAATDDVTSMLEARDRHGEQLPLVVLVDAGSTVESVDGYDLLSMYDAEALVVDDSRADEEIGDAVTVAVAPSLAGADVSDVTSTALAANVAAHVNDGVRADLQHLPAVSYWENAPADYVDLAADAGYDETAISNRREAVALEAYYQSYKDKRELVIDLLFEDSDASSPRNDGLAAHVSEQFRAKLETELETAQENATDRAVDGVTVTLLDTDAFTHRYDFPTTVLLLDELHRRERDRADTPFVTLGVGSDELHVRTTASLNVRDLGDAIAERAPNAGVSVVGGADGHVEFLPGERDAVREAALDALAETLA, from the coding sequence ATGGGTAACTGTATCATCTGCGGCACACCCGTCGACGGCGAGATCTGCGAGAGCCACGAAGAGGATGCCGTCTTCGAATTCCACGGCAATTCTCCCTCGCAGCTAACCCCCGGTCGCTACTACCGGGGCACTGTCGATGGTTACGCCGACTTCGGGGTCTTCGTCGACATCGGAGACCACGTCACTGGCCTGTTGCACAGAAGCGAACTAGACAAACGACTCGAGAGTCTCGACTGGGAGCCCGGGGACGACGTCTTCGTCCAGGTGCTCGAGGTCCGGGACAACGGTAACGTGGACCTCGGCTGGTCGATCCGGCAACGCGAACGCGAGTTCCGCGGGAAGCTGATCGACACGGGTACCGACGAGGTCCGTCCCGAAGCGTTCGAGACCGAGGACGACGACCACTCCCAGGAGACGGCGGACGGCGGCGATCGGTCCGAGGCAGCCGTCTCCGACGTCGACGCGGACGACGTCGAGGCCGGCGACCTCCAGGCGACCGCCGACGACGGCGGGCCGACCGATACGGAGAGTCCCGCCCCGGACGCGAGCGAAACCGTCGCCAGCGGTAGCGGGTCCGTCGCGACCGAAAGCGCCGCCGCGTCGACGCCGGCGACCGACGACGCGGCCGACGCCGAACCCGCGCTCAACCGGACGACGATCGACGCGATCGACTCGCAGGTCGGCAGCGTCGTTCGCCTCGAGGGCGAGATCACCGGCGTCCGCCAGACCAGCGGCCCGACCGTCTTCGAACTCCGCGACGAGACCGCGACCGTCGAGTGTGCGGCGTTCGAGGAGGCCGGCGTTCGCGCGTACCCCGACGTCGAGATCGACGACGTCGTCGCCCTCGAGGGCGAAGTCGAACGCCACCACGGAGAGTTGCAGATCGAGACCGAATCCCTGAATATTCTCCAGGACGAGGACCGCCAGGCCGTTCGCGACCGACTCGAGAACGCGATCGAGAGCGAGGCTCGGCCGGCCGACGTCGGCCTGCTGGCCGACAACGACGCCGTCACGGCCGTCGAGGACGGCATCGTCGACGCCGCGACGGCGATCCGACGGGCCGTCATGGAGGCCCGGCCGATCGTCGTCCGCCACGGCGCGACCGCCGACGGCTACGTCGCCGGGGCGGCCATCGAACGCGCCGTCCTGCCGCTGATCCGCGAGAAACACACCCGCGAGGACGCGGAGTACCACTACTTCGAGCGCCGGCCTCTCGACGGCCGCGTCTACGACATGGACGCCGCGACCGACGACGTCACGTCGATGCTCGAGGCCCGCGATCGCCACGGCGAGCAACTCCCGCTCGTCGTGCTCGTCGACGCCGGGTCGACCGTCGAGTCCGTCGACGGCTACGACCTCCTCTCGATGTACGACGCCGAGGCGCTGGTGGTCGACGACAGCCGTGCCGACGAGGAGATCGGCGACGCCGTCACCGTCGCCGTCGCTCCCTCGCTCGCTGGTGCCGACGTGTCGGACGTCACCTCGACGGCGCTCGCGGCCAACGTCGCCGCCCACGTCAACGACGGCGTGCGGGCTGACCTCCAGCACCTCCCCGCAGTCAGCTACTGGGAGAACGCACCCGCGGACTACGTCGACCTCGCGGCCGACGCCGGCTACGACGAGACGGCCATCTCGAACCGTCGTGAAGCCGTCGCGCTCGAGGCCTACTACCAGTCCTACAAGGACAAGCGGGAACTCGTCATCGACCTGCTGTTCGAGGACAGCGACGCCTCGTCGCCTCGAAACGATGGGCTCGCCGCCCACGTCTCCGAACAGTTCCGCGCGAAACTCGAGACCGAACTCGAGACGGCTCAGGAGAACGCGACGGATCGCGCCGTCGACGGCGTGACCGTCACGCTGCTGGACACGGACGCGTTCACGCACCGGTACGACTTCCCGACCACCGTCCTGCTGCTGGACGAACTGCACCGCCGCGAACGCGATCGGGCCGACACCCCGTTCGTGACGCTCGGCGTCGGGTCGGACGAACTCCACGTCCGCACGACCGCCTCGCTGAACGTCCGCGATCTCGGCGACGCGATCGCCGAGCGAGCACCCAACGCAGGCGTCAGCGTCGTGGGCGGTGCGGACGGTCACGTCGAGTTCCTGCCGGGCGAGCGCGATGCGGTCCGTGAGGCTGCGCTCGACGCACTCGCCGAGACGCTCGCGTAA
- a CDS encoding metal-dependent hydrolase: MQVTWHGHSTWHVTVGDTELLIDPFFDNPKTGLEPSDVETPDYVLLTHGHADHIAHAGEFSDATLVATPELASYCEAEFGFEDAVGGMGMNLGGTVECGDAFVTMHRADHTNGIMTEYDASAGMPAGFVVSDTKPTQAADAESTTFYHAGDTSLMPEMRDVIAPFLEPDAAAVPIGDHFTMGPWQAAIAVDWLDVDYAFPMHYDTFPPIEQDPADFDREVTAAGSDAEVVALEGDESFDLG; this comes from the coding sequence ATGCAAGTCACCTGGCACGGCCACTCGACGTGGCACGTCACCGTTGGCGACACCGAGTTGCTGATCGATCCGTTCTTCGACAATCCGAAGACCGGACTGGAGCCGTCGGACGTCGAGACACCGGACTACGTGTTGCTGACACACGGCCACGCCGATCACATCGCCCACGCCGGCGAGTTCTCAGACGCGACGCTGGTGGCGACGCCCGAACTCGCCTCCTACTGCGAGGCGGAGTTCGGCTTCGAGGACGCCGTCGGCGGGATGGGAATGAACCTCGGCGGGACCGTCGAGTGTGGCGACGCGTTCGTCACTATGCACCGTGCCGACCACACCAACGGCATCATGACCGAGTACGACGCGAGTGCCGGCATGCCTGCCGGCTTCGTCGTCTCGGACACGAAGCCCACGCAGGCGGCCGACGCGGAGTCGACGACGTTCTACCACGCCGGCGACACCAGCCTCATGCCCGAGATGCGTGACGTCATCGCGCCGTTCCTCGAACCCGACGCGGCGGCCGTCCCGATCGGCGACCACTTCACGATGGGGCCCTGGCAGGCCGCGATCGCCGTCGACTGGCTCGACGTCGACTACGCGTTCCCGATGCACTACGACACGTTCCCGCCGATCGAACAGGATCCCGCGGACTTCGATCGCGAGGTCACCGCGGCCGGCAGCGATGCCGAGGTCGTCGCACTCGAGGGCGACGAATCGTTCGATCTCGGCTGA
- a CDS encoding OsmC family protein: protein MAKQVTTVSEEGFSMTNEIRDFESTIDATGEDAPDTLESLLAAYASCYVPALRVGGEQRGVGDLGRVAIESTGELNDDDKLESISFDIRVEAEVDDETAEKILDRAFELCKVHDALKESLHAETTIEGDAF, encoded by the coding sequence ATGGCGAAACAGGTCACCACCGTCTCCGAAGAGGGGTTCAGCATGACGAACGAAATCCGTGACTTCGAGTCGACGATCGACGCGACCGGTGAGGACGCACCGGACACGCTCGAATCGCTGCTGGCCGCCTACGCGTCCTGTTACGTGCCCGCGCTGCGAGTGGGCGGCGAACAGCGCGGCGTCGGCGACCTCGGTCGCGTAGCGATCGAGTCGACGGGCGAACTCAACGACGACGACAAACTCGAGTCGATCTCGTTCGACATCAGGGTCGAGGCCGAGGTCGACGACGAGACGGCCGAGAAGATCCTCGATCGGGCCTTCGAACTCTGCAAGGTCCACGACGCACTGAAGGAGAGCCTGCACGCGGAGACGACGATCGAAGGCGACGCGTTCTAG
- a CDS encoding ComEC/Rec2 family competence protein: MRRGLVVLLVAALVASAGYAIGFGASDEHPDERGEPDGNLEIHHIDVGQGDATLVVTPRGETILIDSGDWRDAGDPVIDYLDAQDVDRIDHLIATHGHADHIGGHAAVIEHFEEHGDGVGAVYDSGVVHTSQTYDEYLDAVAAYNVTLFEIGEGYNLSLESDTVEASVLNPPAGASDRADDLDDSSLVLTIEFGEFTYLTTGDAGQRAERRLAEQRGADVEADAYQVGHHGSSSASTEPFLDAVGPEIAIVSSAAESRYGHPHDEVLESLADRDVRTYWTGVHGDVVLETDGETVSVTSERNASTDPKDYVETKHAPRNGPEGNDSSSTETESIDQPTARRPSIDRPTTALTVP; encoded by the coding sequence ATGCGCCGCGGACTGGTGGTCCTGCTAGTCGCCGCACTGGTCGCCTCCGCTGGTTACGCCATCGGGTTCGGCGCGAGCGACGAGCACCCCGACGAGAGGGGCGAACCCGACGGCAATCTCGAGATTCACCACATCGACGTCGGACAGGGAGACGCGACGCTGGTCGTCACGCCACGCGGAGAGACGATCCTGATCGATTCGGGCGACTGGCGGGACGCGGGCGACCCCGTCATCGACTATCTCGACGCGCAGGACGTCGATCGGATCGACCACCTGATCGCGACCCACGGCCACGCCGATCACATCGGCGGTCACGCAGCCGTCATCGAACACTTCGAGGAGCACGGCGATGGCGTCGGGGCGGTCTACGACTCCGGGGTCGTCCACACGAGCCAGACCTACGACGAGTACCTCGACGCGGTCGCGGCGTACAACGTGACCCTGTTCGAAATCGGCGAAGGCTACAACCTCTCGCTCGAGAGCGACACCGTCGAGGCGTCGGTGTTGAATCCACCGGCGGGCGCGTCCGACCGGGCGGACGACCTCGACGACAGCAGTCTCGTCCTCACGATCGAATTCGGGGAATTCACCTACCTGACGACCGGTGATGCGGGACAGCGCGCGGAACGACGGCTCGCCGAACAGCGGGGAGCCGACGTCGAAGCCGACGCCTACCAGGTCGGGCACCACGGCTCCTCGAGTGCGTCGACGGAGCCGTTCCTCGATGCCGTCGGGCCCGAGATCGCGATCGTGTCCAGCGCCGCCGAGTCCCGGTACGGCCACCCCCACGACGAGGTGCTCGAGTCACTCGCCGATCGGGACGTCCGAACCTACTGGACCGGTGTTCACGGCGACGTCGTGCTCGAAACCGACGGCGAGACCGTTTCGGTGACGAGCGAGCGAAACGCGTCGACGGATCCGAAAGATTACGTCGAGACGAAACACGCCCCCCGGAACGGGCCCGAGGGGAACGACTCTTCGTCGACCGAGACCGAATCGATCGACCAGCCGACGGCCCGCCGGCCGTCGATCGATCGGCCCACGACTGCGCTGACAGTACCATGA
- a CDS encoding DUF3006 family protein, with amino-acid sequence MSERYTATLDRIVDETTAVLLFEDEGTVVDERAVDVERLPPDGRHDGAVFDVELVDGSLRDVAYRPDEERDRRERIRERFDRLSERPSDDDS; translated from the coding sequence ATGAGCGAACGCTACACTGCAACCCTCGACCGGATCGTCGACGAGACCACGGCCGTGCTCCTGTTCGAGGACGAGGGCACGGTCGTCGACGAACGCGCCGTCGACGTCGAGCGACTCCCGCCGGACGGACGGCACGACGGTGCCGTCTTCGACGTCGAACTCGTGGACGGTTCGCTCCGAGACGTGGCCTACCGTCCCGACGAGGAACGCGACCGCCGGGAGCGAATCCGGGAACGGTTCGATCGGCTCTCCGAACGCCCGTCCGACGACGACTCCTGA
- a CDS encoding gamma carbonic anhydrase family protein has translation MLRSFDGMEPQVADSAYVDEAAVVIGDVVIEADASVWPNTTLRGDHGTIVVGEGANVQDNAVMHEGAELEPYATVGHSAIVHDATVAERALVGMNAVVLDGAHVGEKAVVAAGSVVTEGTEIHPSTLVAGTPAEPKAEVDDPRLETTAERYVALSTRHEETSERLD, from the coding sequence ATGTTACGATCCTTCGACGGGATGGAACCGCAGGTCGCCGATTCCGCGTACGTCGACGAGGCCGCGGTCGTCATCGGCGACGTCGTGATCGAAGCCGACGCCAGCGTCTGGCCGAACACCACGCTCCGGGGCGATCACGGGACGATCGTCGTCGGCGAAGGGGCGAACGTACAGGACAACGCCGTGATGCACGAGGGGGCCGAACTGGAGCCCTACGCCACGGTCGGGCACAGCGCGATCGTCCACGACGCGACCGTCGCCGAGCGTGCGCTGGTCGGGATGAACGCCGTCGTGCTCGACGGCGCTCACGTGGGCGAGAAAGCGGTCGTCGCCGCCGGGAGCGTCGTCACGGAGGGGACCGAGATCCACCCGTCGACGCTCGTCGCAGGCACGCCGGCCGAACCGAAGGCCGAGGTCGACGATCCGCGGCTCGAGACGACGGCCGAGCGATACGTGGCGCTGTCGACCCGGCACGAAGAGACGTCGGAGCGACTGGACTGA
- a CDS encoding DUF5799 family protein encodes MSDTQWTDRIVGARMTVDQEFTSRIQGSQFSSQQWSLIMTATEFEIEHPDDPDRARIVANTEKVEQVIPELDNIQSGMGVMGGQPGGAGSRSRSSGGVLDSIKGALGLGGGDDGGSHEDQRRAAEQLTQEYADELQSHLEANGRWESVRRTATDGGKQ; translated from the coding sequence ATGAGCGACACGCAGTGGACCGACCGGATCGTCGGTGCACGGATGACCGTCGATCAGGAGTTCACCTCGCGGATCCAGGGCTCACAGTTTTCGAGCCAGCAGTGGAGCCTGATCATGACCGCGACCGAGTTCGAGATCGAACACCCGGACGATCCCGATCGGGCACGGATCGTCGCCAACACGGAGAAGGTCGAACAGGTCATCCCCGAACTCGACAACATCCAGTCGGGAATGGGCGTGATGGGCGGCCAGCCCGGCGGTGCCGGATCGCGCTCGCGCTCGTCCGGTGGGGTCCTCGACTCGATCAAAGGGGCGCTCGGACTCGGTGGCGGTGACGACGGTGGGTCACACGAGGACCAGCGTCGGGCCGCCGAACAACTCACCCAGGAGTACGCCGACGAACTGCAGTCACACCTCGAGGCCAACGGGCGGTGGGAATCGGTCCGACGCACCGCAACCGACGGCGGAAAACAGTAG
- a CDS encoding DUF7557 family protein, with protein sequence MPSVELEEETIERLDALRVDDESYDELVTELINIYEASEYTMFHAGD encoded by the coding sequence ATGCCTTCCGTCGAACTCGAGGAAGAGACGATCGAACGGTTGGACGCACTGCGCGTCGATGACGAGTCCTACGACGAACTCGTGACCGAACTCATCAACATCTACGAGGCCAGCGAGTACACGATGTTCCACGCCGGCGATTGA
- a CDS encoding DUF7545 family protein, translated as MTNEVDTTTISISSDDGSTDDVTVPSGLVDLVAEGDQSTAETIGDVTLLSFASRAHHLVHHGEETDPELEAQEERVMDLFEERFGVTFGEATGHQH; from the coding sequence ATGACGAACGAAGTAGACACGACGACGATCTCGATCAGTTCCGACGACGGCTCGACCGACGACGTGACGGTCCCGAGTGGACTCGTCGACCTCGTCGCAGAGGGCGACCAGAGTACCGCCGAGACGATCGGTGACGTGACGCTGCTGTCGTTCGCCAGCCGCGCTCACCACCTCGTCCACCACGGCGAGGAGACAGACCCGGAACTCGAGGCCCAGGAGGAGCGCGTGATGGATCTGTTCGAGGAACGGTTCGGCGTCACCTTCGGCGAAGCGACCGGCCACCAGCACTGA